A single genomic interval of Deltaproteobacteria bacterium harbors:
- a CDS encoding MFS transporter, protein MQLKHRAIYLCLAAFYFFKMGILGTLLPFFQLYLDHLKFSKFQTGIILSLLAVTRIGVPLLWGRLADRTGKAPLLASILMFISTVLFAGLFWAQSFWGVFIVTLLAMLFRTGVLPLVEAISQRFCQKHDYIYGRIRVWGTLGFFAAVFLGGYLIKFYPLSIILWVILFLGGLAGLSVLCLHFAHSTSFVEPTLDLHRPWFKLMVGVLVVCFLMQLSHGAYYGYFSLYLKGLGYEGPYIAYLWAPCLLAELLIMVVWAPRLKIVHPISVLGFSLFMATLRWALLAYFPKLPLIFLSQILHAFTYGTFHLAVMEFIRRKVPCHLKATGQTLYSTVTYGLGNTVGFILMGKLGDIANFTTMFGVSSVIAGVGLIVIIMVKFSRMNQD, encoded by the coding sequence ATGCAATTAAAACATCGTGCCATCTACCTTTGTCTAGCAGCCTTTTACTTTTTTAAGATGGGAATCTTAGGGACTCTGCTGCCTTTTTTCCAACTTTATCTTGATCATTTAAAATTTTCAAAATTTCAAACCGGCATCATTTTATCTTTGTTAGCCGTTACCCGCATTGGGGTTCCCTTGCTATGGGGGCGGCTAGCCGATCGTACAGGCAAGGCGCCACTACTTGCCAGTATTCTCATGTTTATTTCGACAGTTCTATTTGCAGGGCTTTTCTGGGCGCAAAGTTTTTGGGGAGTTTTTATAGTCACCTTACTTGCCATGTTGTTTCGCACCGGGGTCTTACCTTTGGTCGAGGCCATCAGCCAACGCTTTTGCCAAAAACACGATTATATTTATGGCCGCATTCGAGTGTGGGGCACCTTGGGTTTTTTTGCAGCGGTTTTTTTGGGCGGGTATTTGATAAAATTTTATCCCTTAAGCATCATTCTTTGGGTCATCCTTTTTTTAGGTGGCCTAGCGGGGCTTAGTGTCTTGTGCCTGCATTTTGCCCATAGCACTTCGTTTGTAGAACCAACTCTTGATTTACACCGGCCTTGGTTCAAACTCATGGTTGGCGTGTTGGTGGTTTGTTTTTTGATGCAATTGAGTCATGGGGCTTATTACGGATATTTTTCCCTCTATTTAAAAGGGCTTGGCTATGAAGGCCCTTATATTGCTTATCTGTGGGCGCCTTGCTTATTGGCGGAATTGTTGATCATGGTGGTGTGGGCACCACGACTCAAAATCGTTCATCCCATTAGCGTGTTGGGATTTTCTTTGTTCATGGCCACCTTGCGTTGGGCCTTACTTGCTTATTTCCCCAAACTCCCGCTGATTTTTTTAAGTCAAATACTCCACGCCTTTACTTATGGCACGTTTCATTTGGCGGTTATGGAATTTATTAGACGAAAGGTGCCATGTCATCTTAAGGCCACCGGCCAAACTCTTTATTCTACCGTGACTTATGGTTTAGGTAATACGGTGGGTTTTATTCTCATGGGTAAACTGGGAGACATTGCGAATTTTACGACCATGTTCGGAGTTTCAAGTGTGATTGCAGGGGTCGGGTTGATTGTAATTATAATGGTGAAGTTCAGTAGGATGAACCAGGATTAA
- the hpnC gene encoding squalene synthase HpnC — MTNPLIEKKTWSIPESFLYCERVAKSHYENFPVGSWLIPKKLRPYVWAIYAFARKADDYADEDYAEKDRLPKLDRWQDMLLHCYHRRVNHPVFLALGELVRQFKIPQHLFVDLITAFKMDVIKKRHATFEELLYYCKHSANPVGRLILHLFNVKEPRAYLLSDYVCTALQLANFWQDVSVDLEKDRIYIPQEDFAQFQYTEKQLVNRELNIQFQRLMAFQVQRTKRLFRKAEELPSLVGGRLGFELRAVILGGMGILKAIEAVQYDTLHTRPALTKGQKLKILLKACFRFKRSLGKPLVAVRKPESA; from the coding sequence ATGACAAACCCCCTGATTGAAAAAAAAACGTGGTCTATCCCTGAATCTTTTTTATATTGTGAGCGGGTGGCAAAATCTCACTATGAAAATTTCCCTGTTGGGTCGTGGCTTATCCCTAAAAAATTGCGCCCCTATGTATGGGCAATTTATGCCTTTGCTCGCAAGGCCGATGATTATGCCGATGAAGATTATGCAGAAAAAGATCGCCTGCCTAAATTAGATCGCTGGCAAGACATGTTGCTGCATTGCTACCATCGCCGAGTGAATCACCCGGTTTTTTTGGCCTTGGGTGAATTGGTGCGGCAATTTAAAATCCCTCAGCACCTTTTTGTTGACCTCATCACTGCCTTTAAAATGGATGTCATCAAAAAACGTCATGCCACTTTTGAAGAATTGCTCTACTACTGTAAACATTCAGCCAACCCGGTAGGACGTTTGATTTTACATCTCTTCAATGTCAAAGAACCTCGCGCCTATTTATTGTCAGACTATGTTTGCACGGCCTTACAATTGGCTAATTTTTGGCAAGATGTGAGTGTTGATTTAGAAAAAGATCGCATTTACATTCCGCAAGAAGATTTTGCCCAATTTCAATACACCGAAAAACAGTTGGTGAATCGAGAGTTAAACATTCAATTTCAGCGGCTCATGGCCTTTCAAGTGCAACGCACCAAAAGGCTCTTTCGCAAGGCCGAAGAATTGCCTTCGCTCGTAGGGGGCCGTTTGGGTTTTGAATTAAGAGCGGTCATTTTAGGAGGTATGGGGATTTTAAAAGCGATTGAAGCGGTACAATATGACACCTTGCATACCCGGCCGGCCCTTACCAAGGGTCAAAAATTAAAAATTTTATTGAAAGCCTGCTTTCGTTTCAAACGATCCCTTGGCAAACCCTTAGTAGCTGTAAGAAAGCCGGAGAGTGCATGA
- a CDS encoding squalene/phytoene synthase family protein — protein sequence MNALGMSAEQIAAKSQSNFISSFWILSKKRRQALTTFYAFSRVVDDAVDEHSSEIATKLIAQWQQQINLCYHGWPTQPLASELQKIIREYEIPKKYFDGILQGVAMDIHPQNYSDISSLENYCYHVASLVGLVCMKIFGVNGPAAETAATELGLALQFTNILRDIAVDAKKGRLYLPLELLQQFDLSPDAIQTGVPREKVVLCLTHFANLAEQHYTEAFSLMQNLPKKPLQAAWVMGKIYHQILNKIRRKNYDVYQGKITLSKFRKFFILLKGILDPGS from the coding sequence ATGAATGCACTTGGGATGTCTGCCGAACAAATTGCGGCAAAAAGCCAATCTAATTTTATAAGTTCGTTTTGGATTTTATCTAAAAAACGTCGCCAGGCCTTAACCACATTTTACGCCTTTAGCCGCGTGGTGGATGATGCGGTCGATGAACACTCAAGCGAAATAGCCACAAAACTTATTGCCCAGTGGCAACAACAAATCAACCTTTGTTATCATGGTTGGCCCACTCAACCCTTAGCGAGTGAATTGCAAAAAATAATTCGTGAATATGAAATCCCTAAAAAATATTTTGATGGGATTTTGCAAGGTGTGGCCATGGATATTCACCCGCAAAATTATTCTGATATCTCAAGCTTAGAAAATTACTGCTACCATGTGGCTAGCCTAGTTGGCTTGGTTTGTATGAAAATTTTTGGAGTCAACGGCCCGGCGGCTGAAACAGCCGCCACCGAATTGGGCTTGGCTTTACAATTCACCAATATTTTAAGGGATATTGCAGTGGATGCTAAAAAAGGGCGTTTGTATTTACCGCTAGAACTTTTGCAACAATTTGATTTAAGCCCTGATGCCATTCAAACGGGTGTACCTCGAGAAAAGGTTGTTTTGTGTTTAACCCATTTTGCTAACCTTGCGGAACAGCACTATACAGAGGCCTTTTCACTTATGCAAAATTTGCCTAAAAAACCCTTACAAGCGGCATGGGTGATGGGAAAGATTTATCATCAAATTTTAAATAAAATACGCCGGAAGAATTATGATGTTTACCAGGGAAAGATCACGTTATCTAAATTTAGGAAATTTTTTATTTTGCTTAAAGGAATCCTGGATCCCGGGTCTTAG
- a CDS encoding FAD-dependent oxidoreductase, with translation MTYDTIIIGGGFAGLAASVKLALAGHKIALLEKRPFLGGRAYSFREPKTQSTVDNGQHLMMGCYHNTLEFLRIIGALPKLKFMNRLEVTFRNTHRLAKLSCPNLPAPFHLLMGLLKFKNFSAQEKWRAVKMMLRVKLNRLPPELDSMTVIDFLNQQGQSQHAIQEFWEPVVLATINEDIHIASSALFVEVLRRGLLASKKDSQLVISQVGLSELYVEPALKFLNQYAAEVHTQCQMQSAERHANDWLVKDFNGNEYRGRHLVFAVPPAALKKIALPENLRINWEMLKPSPILAINLWLKDWQAPEMFCGLLQSPLHWLFDKTQVLRDPASALSFVISASHPLAKKTNQELVDTALEELHKIFPDSQNKELLHSQVIREFEATFANQINCAHQRPATQTHLPNLYLAGDWTATGLPSTIESAVLSGFKASDAIVRRTASF, from the coding sequence ATGACTTACGATACAATCATTATCGGTGGTGGGTTTGCAGGCCTTGCCGCAAGCGTGAAGCTTGCCCTGGCTGGCCATAAGATTGCTTTATTAGAGAAGCGGCCCTTTTTAGGGGGGCGAGCTTATTCGTTTCGCGAACCCAAAACCCAATCAACGGTTGATAATGGCCAACACCTCATGATGGGTTGTTATCATAACACTCTGGAATTTTTGCGAATCATCGGTGCCTTACCCAAATTAAAATTTATGAATCGACTTGAGGTAACTTTTCGTAACACGCATCGCTTGGCAAAATTAAGCTGCCCTAATTTACCTGCACCTTTTCATTTATTAATGGGGCTACTTAAATTCAAAAATTTTTCGGCGCAAGAAAAATGGCGCGCCGTTAAAATGATGCTGCGGGTTAAATTGAATCGTTTACCCCCAGAACTTGATTCAATGACTGTCATCGATTTTTTAAATCAGCAAGGTCAATCCCAACATGCCATCCAAGAATTTTGGGAACCCGTGGTACTAGCAACGATCAATGAAGATATCCATATCGCCAGTAGTGCATTATTTGTCGAGGTGCTACGCCGAGGCTTGTTGGCTAGTAAAAAAGATTCTCAGCTCGTTATATCTCAAGTGGGATTGAGTGAGCTTTACGTTGAACCTGCTTTAAAATTTTTAAATCAATACGCAGCTGAGGTTCATACGCAATGTCAAATGCAAAGTGCCGAACGCCATGCCAATGATTGGTTAGTGAAAGATTTTAATGGCAATGAATATCGTGGCCGTCATTTGGTGTTTGCAGTTCCACCTGCGGCATTGAAAAAAATTGCCTTGCCTGAAAATTTACGCATCAACTGGGAAATGTTAAAGCCATCGCCTATCCTTGCGATTAACCTATGGCTCAAAGACTGGCAGGCTCCTGAAATGTTTTGTGGGTTATTACAAAGCCCTTTGCATTGGCTCTTTGATAAAACCCAGGTGCTGCGTGACCCCGCAAGTGCATTATCTTTTGTGATTAGCGCAAGTCACCCCCTGGCCAAAAAAACCAACCAAGAATTAGTGGACACAGCCCTTGAAGAATTACACAAAATTTTTCCGGATAGCCAAAATAAAGAATTGCTGCACAGCCAGGTGATTCGCGAATTTGAAGCTACCTTTGCTAACCAAATCAATTGCGCTCACCAACGCCCTGCCACGCAAACCCATTTACCCAATCTTTATTTAGCCGGCGATTGGACGGCCACCGGATTACCTAGCACCATTGAAAGCGCGGTCTTGAGCGGGTTTAAAGCCAGCGACGCCATCGTTAGACGCACTGCATCATTTTGA
- a CDS encoding ABC transporter ATP-binding protein, translating into MKSPLPAIAIQGLTKKYPKVEALRDVNLEISEGEFFGLLGPNGAGKSTLIHCLVGLCRPTLGQVLVFGKSTLQDYTYTKAQIGFSPQDTNVDRFFNLERTLQFQGGFFGLSRKESKLRAQELLEQFDLAAKAKEQFYKLSGGMQKRLLIARALMNKPKILILDEPTAGIDVEQRHELWQFLKDLHVSGTTILLTTHYIDEAEYLCERVGIINHGQIVEMGSPQALVDKYCEHRVEILLNEPIDAQEFHDISDVNVNGSLLQAKGQQLGPLTERILQRILQKSSRKVLDINIQKGDLEEVFVKTIAGIAGDPGRGPPTSAESALQTSTAGGRPGTGPAI; encoded by the coding sequence ATGAAATCGCCCCTTCCTGCCATCGCTATTCAAGGCTTAACCAAAAAATACCCAAAGGTAGAGGCACTCCGCGACGTTAATCTTGAAATTTCAGAAGGAGAATTTTTTGGTTTGTTAGGGCCTAATGGTGCTGGCAAATCCACACTGATTCATTGTTTGGTGGGGCTTTGCCGGCCAACCCTAGGGCAGGTGTTGGTGTTTGGCAAATCTACCTTGCAAGATTATACCTACACCAAGGCTCAAATTGGTTTTTCTCCTCAAGACACGAATGTAGATCGCTTTTTTAATCTTGAACGCACCTTGCAATTTCAAGGGGGTTTTTTTGGCCTCTCGCGCAAAGAATCTAAGCTGAGGGCACAGGAGTTGCTGGAACAGTTTGATCTTGCCGCCAAAGCCAAAGAACAATTTTACAAATTATCGGGCGGCATGCAAAAACGCTTACTCATTGCTCGCGCCTTAATGAACAAACCTAAGATTCTTATTTTAGACGAGCCGACGGCGGGCATTGATGTGGAGCAACGCCACGAGCTTTGGCAATTTTTAAAAGACCTGCATGTAAGCGGCACCACGATTCTCTTAACCACGCATTATATTGATGAGGCCGAATATCTTTGTGAGCGGGTGGGAATTATTAATCACGGGCAAATCGTTGAAATGGGATCGCCGCAGGCCTTGGTTGATAAATACTGCGAACATCGCGTGGAGATTTTACTCAACGAACCTATTGACGCCCAAGAATTTCACGACATATCCGATGTGAATGTTAATGGATCTTTATTACAAGCTAAAGGGCAACAATTGGGCCCCTTAACCGAGCGAATTTTACAACGCATTTTGCAAAAATCTTCTCGCAAGGTTTTGGATATCAATATTCAAAAGGGCGACTTGGAAGAAGTATTTGTGAAGACAATTGCAGGTATAGCGGGTGACCCGGGCAGGGGGCCCCCCACCAGCGCGGAGTCTGCCTTGCAGACGAGCACTGCTGGGGGAAGGCCCGGGACCGGGCCCGCGATATAA
- a CDS encoding ABC transporter permease, which translates to MMYQGFFTLIEREVYRFSRLSRQTIFPPIITTLLFIFIFGFSLGASIRQIEGFSYIMFILPGLASMSVITNAYANTSTSLFMARMDRSIENTLIAPVTYFQMALSLAIGGILRGLVIGLITLLVGIFSVHLKVHDWPLTLLVLTLSSIIFSNLGIISALQAEGWDSIAMFTNFLITPLVYLGGVFYSIQMLPPFWHKVSLINPIFYLVDSLRYSILGTSAVALSLSLGILVFLTIATFAICVWLFKIGYKMVT; encoded by the coding sequence ATGATGTACCAAGGATTTTTTACACTCATTGAGCGCGAAGTTTACCGGTTTTCCAGACTTTCCCGGCAAACCATTTTTCCGCCCATCATCACGACCTTGTTGTTCATTTTTATTTTTGGATTTTCATTGGGCGCTTCGATTCGACAAATCGAAGGTTTTAGTTACATTATGTTTATCTTGCCAGGCTTGGCCTCTATGTCGGTGATCACCAATGCCTATGCCAACACCTCCACCAGTCTCTTCATGGCCCGCATGGACCGCAGCATCGAAAACACGCTGATTGCCCCGGTCACCTATTTTCAAATGGCGCTCTCGCTAGCCATTGGCGGCATTTTACGGGGTTTGGTGATTGGGCTCATCACTTTATTGGTAGGAATTTTTTCGGTGCACTTAAAAGTCCACGATTGGCCGCTCACTTTATTGGTGTTGACCCTTTCCTCTATCATTTTTTCTAACTTAGGCATTATTTCTGCCCTGCAAGCGGAGGGCTGGGACAGTATTGCCATGTTTACCAACTTTCTCATCACCCCCCTGGTTTATTTGGGTGGGGTTTTTTATTCTATCCAAATGCTGCCCCCGTTTTGGCACAAGGTGAGTTTGATTAATCCTATTTTTTATCTGGTGGATAGTTTGCGTTATAGCATTTTGGGGACCAGCGCCGTTGCCTTGAGCTTATCCCTTGGAATTCTGGTTTTTTTGACCATCGCCACTTTTGCAATTTGTGTGTGGTTATTTAAAATAGGGTATAAAATGGTGACTTAG
- the prmC gene encoding peptide chain release factor N(5)-glutamine methyltransferase, producing MTTQTWTILTLLQWTEQFFQKKGLDSPRLDAELLLANCLKLTRVQLYTNFERPINEAELAQFKALIQRRANREPLAYITGEKDFFSLPFRIRPGVLIPRPETELIVELGISVIASPTGVAISPIRQKRLLHPAGFAMTDMPLYNDTIKILDIGTGSGCILISLLKNLASSTGIAMDVSPEAIACAQENAAFHGVLERIQWINRDFTNFDQPEFDHAFDLIVANLPYVSSDEIEGLMPEVAKFEPRKALVAKNHGLDLIFQLINRLRNWLKPTGKALLEIGATQGKACLEFISKNSYLQAKLHQDLAHHDRVLEIEIVQRDNCQT from the coding sequence ATGACAACTCAAACCTGGACTATTCTTACTCTACTGCAATGGACCGAGCAATTTTTTCAAAAAAAGGGGCTTGATTCCCCTCGGCTCGATGCTGAATTGCTTTTGGCAAATTGCCTTAAACTCACTCGCGTACAACTTTATACAAATTTTGAACGACCAATCAATGAAGCCGAGCTTGCTCAATTTAAGGCCTTAATTCAGCGCCGGGCCAATCGTGAACCGCTTGCTTACATTACAGGCGAAAAAGATTTTTTTTCACTTCCGTTTCGAATTCGGCCCGGGGTGTTGATCCCCCGACCTGAAACAGAGCTGATTGTGGAGTTGGGCATATCTGTCATTGCTAGCCCAACGGGCGTGGCAATCTCACCGATTAGACAGAAGAGATTGCTTCACCCCGCTGGGTTCGCAATGACAGATATGCCCCTTTATAATGACACCATTAAAATCCTCGATATCGGCACAGGCTCGGGTTGTATTCTCATTTCACTCTTAAAAAATCTAGCGTCCTCTACTGGCATTGCCATGGATGTTAGCCCAGAGGCCATTGCCTGTGCCCAAGAAAATGCCGCGTTTCATGGGGTGTTAGAGCGTATCCAGTGGATCAATCGTGATTTTACTAATTTTGACCAACCTGAATTTGACCATGCCTTTGATTTAATTGTGGCCAACCTCCCCTATGTTAGTAGCGATGAAATCGAAGGGCTTATGCCCGAGGTAGCCAAGTTTGAACCGCGGAAAGCCCTGGTGGCAAAGAACCACGGACTCGATTTAATTTTTCAATTGATCAATCGACTCAGAAATTGGCTTAAACCGACGGGTAAAGCCCTATTGGAAATTGGAGCCACTCAAGGCAAGGCGTGCCTTGAATTCATTTCTAAAAACTCTTACCTACAAGCCAAACTTCACCAAGACCTAGCCCATCACGATCGCGTTCTTGAAATTGAAATCGTGCAGAGAGACAATTGCCAAACCTAA
- the murA gene encoding UDP-N-acetylglucosamine 1-carboxyvinyltransferase — protein sequence MDKIILQGQWPLKGKVKISGSKNASLPILAATILADGPVTIDNVPNLSDVKTMMRLLEGFGMKVSYRNHQCKTQPAPLTKHLAHYDLVRTMRASILVLGPLVAKVGKAVVSLPGGCAIGARPVNLHLVALEKLGAKIQVEHGYIHAEARALQGAPIHFDTITVTGTENAMMAACLAQGTTVITNAACEPEVVDLAQMLKAMGAKIEGEGTSTITIEGVASLKGCKFSVMPDRIEAGTFLIGACMTGGEITLENANPHHLTSLIDKLKMAGAMVENGQKQLKIRGPKEISPVDISTSPYPNFPTDFQAQFMALMALAKGESVIEENIFENRFMHVSELNRMGADIHLQGNKAFIKGVPKLSGAPIMATDLRASACLVLAGLAAEGITEISRVYHIDRGYEGIEKKFRNVGAKVRRIKVKYRF from the coding sequence ATGGATAAAATTATCTTGCAAGGGCAATGGCCCTTAAAAGGCAAGGTCAAGATCTCGGGTTCTAAAAATGCTAGCCTGCCTATTTTAGCTGCGACGATTTTAGCCGATGGGCCGGTAACAATCGACAATGTCCCTAATCTTTCCGATGTCAAAACCATGATGCGCCTATTGGAGGGTTTTGGCATGAAAGTAAGCTATCGCAATCATCAGTGCAAAACCCAACCAGCGCCTCTTACTAAACATCTCGCCCACTATGATTTGGTGCGTACCATGCGCGCTTCGATTTTGGTGTTGGGGCCCTTAGTGGCCAAAGTTGGCAAGGCGGTGGTAAGCTTGCCCGGTGGTTGTGCGATCGGCGCAAGGCCGGTTAATCTGCATTTGGTGGCGTTAGAAAAATTAGGCGCCAAGATTCAAGTTGAGCACGGTTATATTCATGCCGAGGCTAGAGCGTTGCAAGGGGCACCCATTCATTTTGACACCATCACGGTCACAGGCACTGAAAATGCCATGATGGCAGCCTGCCTTGCCCAAGGCACCACGGTGATTACCAATGCCGCCTGTGAACCTGAAGTGGTAGATCTAGCCCAGATGCTAAAAGCCATGGGGGCAAAGATTGAAGGGGAAGGTACTTCGACCATCACCATTGAAGGGGTTGCAAGTTTAAAGGGTTGTAAATTTAGCGTTATGCCCGATCGTATTGAAGCTGGCACTTTTCTCATTGGTGCCTGCATGACCGGGGGTGAAATCACCCTCGAAAATGCCAATCCCCATCACCTCACTTCCCTCATTGATAAACTTAAAATGGCTGGTGCCATGGTTGAAAATGGTCAAAAACAGTTAAAAATTCGAGGGCCTAAAGAAATTAGCCCGGTGGATATTAGCACCAGCCCTTACCCAAATTTCCCCACGGATTTTCAGGCCCAATTCATGGCGTTGATGGCCTTGGCCAAAGGGGAAAGTGTGATCGAAGAGAACATTTTTGAAAATCGGTTTATGCATGTGTCAGAATTAAACCGCATGGGCGCCGACATTCACTTGCAAGGCAATAAAGCCTTTATCAAGGGCGTCCCCAAGCTCTCCGGCGCACCCATCATGGCCACCGACCTTCGTGCTAGTGCCTGCCTGGTGTTGGCCGGGCTTGCAGCTGAGGGCATCACAGAGATTAGCCGGGTTTATCATATAGACCGTGGCTATGAGGGGATTGAAAAGAAATTCCGTAATGTAGGCGCTAAAGTCCGTCGTATCAAAGTCAAATACCGGTTCTAG
- the hisD gene encoding histidinol dehydrogenase — MKILRSSERNFRYEFEKILKRKETLASPLETEIAKILEDVRLRGDKALISYTEKWDKHKIKDGKIAVTKVEIKKAYQQLKKEEITALKRAADNITRFYEKQPINNFSLKENGLELGLRFTPIEKVGIYVPGGKASYPSTVLMNAIPAKVAGVQYLAMVTPFVEGQVNPAVLVAADIAKVDHIYKVGGAHAIAALTYGTPSIPKVDKVVGPGNLYVTIAKKLVFGFIGIDMIAGPTEICVLAGEEADPKIIAADLLSQAEHDENATCVLVTFNINFAHRVDGELRRQLRATPRRTIAESAIKNRTFIIITKNVESAIGLINEVAPEHLELVIKDAAKIAEKINNAGAIFLGHHAPVALGDYFAGPSHVLPTAGTAKFSSCLNVQDFLKATSIMGCDEKTFKRMAPDIIRLAEMESLIAHADSIRARL; from the coding sequence ATGAAAATACTTCGCTCGAGCGAACGAAACTTTCGTTACGAATTTGAAAAAATCCTTAAACGCAAGGAGACGCTTGCCAGCCCTTTAGAAACTGAAATTGCAAAAATTCTGGAAGATGTTCGCTTGCGGGGTGATAAAGCTCTCATTTCCTACACTGAAAAGTGGGACAAACATAAAATTAAAGATGGTAAAATTGCGGTCACCAAGGTTGAAATCAAAAAGGCCTACCAGCAATTAAAAAAAGAAGAAATTACCGCTTTAAAGCGGGCTGCCGATAACATTACTCGTTTCTACGAAAAACAACCCATTAATAATTTTAGCTTAAAAGAAAACGGCCTAGAATTAGGCTTGCGTTTTACGCCTATTGAAAAAGTGGGTATTTATGTGCCTGGTGGCAAGGCGTCTTATCCTTCAACGGTGCTCATGAATGCCATCCCCGCTAAAGTAGCTGGGGTGCAATATCTTGCTATGGTCACCCCCTTTGTAGAAGGGCAAGTGAACCCAGCTGTTTTAGTAGCTGCCGATATTGCCAAAGTTGATCATATTTATAAAGTGGGCGGGGCCCACGCCATCGCGGCCCTCACCTATGGCACGCCTTCTATTCCTAAGGTTGATAAAGTCGTGGGGCCTGGGAACCTTTATGTAACCATCGCAAAAAAATTGGTGTTTGGGTTTATTGGCATTGATATGATTGCTGGCCCTACCGAAATCTGCGTCTTGGCCGGCGAAGAGGCTGACCCTAAAATCATCGCCGCAGATTTATTAAGCCAGGCTGAACACGATGAAAATGCCACCTGTGTTTTGGTAACTTTTAATATCAATTTTGCTCACCGGGTTGATGGTGAACTGCGTCGCCAATTACGCGCTACCCCCAGGCGAACCATTGCTGAATCGGCGATTAAAAACCGTACCTTTATTATCATCACCAAAAATGTTGAAAGTGCGATCGGGCTGATCAATGAAGTTGCCCCCGAACATCTCGAATTAGTTATTAAAGATGCCGCTAAGATTGCCGAAAAAATTAACAATGCAGGGGCTATCTTTTTGGGCCATCATGCCCCGGTGGCTTTGGGTGATTATTTTGCAGGCCCTTCTCATGTGTTGCCTACGGCAGGCACGGCTAAATTTTCCAGTTGCCTCAACGTGCAAGACTTTCTTAAAGCCACCAGTATCATGGGTTGTGATGAAAAGACCTTTAAACGAATGGCCCCCGATATCATTCGGCTAGCCGAAATGGAATCTCTGATTGCCCACGCCGACAGTATCCGCGCCAGACTTTAG
- a CDS encoding 3-deoxy-7-phosphoheptulonate synthase produces the protein MKKLINRNVESSKPLPTPLEIKKSLPVTPQHEQTVMQARNTIEAILDGKDKRIFAVVGPCSIHDLQAAHEYAEKLSKLKQKIEDKIFVVMRVYFEKPRTTTGWKGLINDPDLDDSFHIEKGIKIARQLLLDFAQLGLAAGTEALDPIIPQYISELISWTAIGARTTESQTHREMASGLSMPIGFKNGTDGNIEVALNAMKSALKPHHFLGIDQDGKITVFKTRGNRYCHMVLRGGKTPNYSPEQIAKVENELNKNNLPDKIVVDCSHGNSGKDYAKQPQVLTEVIAQIRQGNASLVGVMLESNLMAGRQDIPQDLKQLKYGVSVTDACLDWETTEKILTEAYRQLK, from the coding sequence GTGAAAAAACTCATCAATCGTAATGTCGAAAGTTCCAAACCTTTACCGACACCGCTAGAAATTAAAAAAAGCCTTCCCGTAACGCCGCAGCATGAGCAGACCGTCATGCAAGCAAGGAACACCATCGAGGCTATCTTAGATGGAAAGGATAAGCGAATTTTTGCGGTGGTGGGGCCCTGTTCGATCCACGACCTTCAAGCAGCTCATGAATATGCTGAAAAACTTTCGAAATTAAAACAAAAGATCGAAGATAAAATTTTTGTAGTGATGCGAGTCTATTTTGAAAAACCTCGCACGACCACAGGGTGGAAGGGTTTGATTAACGACCCTGATCTCGATGATTCGTTTCATATTGAAAAAGGCATTAAAATTGCCCGGCAACTTTTATTAGATTTTGCCCAATTGGGCTTAGCTGCTGGCACCGAGGCCCTCGACCCCATTATCCCACAGTATATTTCTGAATTAATCTCATGGACGGCGATTGGCGCACGTACAACCGAAAGCCAAACCCATCGTGAAATGGCCAGTGGTTTATCCATGCCGATTGGTTTTAAGAATGGAACCGATGGAAATATTGAAGTAGCGCTCAACGCGATGAAATCAGCGCTGAAGCCGCACCATTTTTTGGGGATCGATCAAGATGGTAAAATCACCGTTTTTAAAACCCGTGGCAATCGCTATTGTCACATGGTTTTGCGGGGAGGCAAAACTCCGAATTATTCTCCTGAACAAATTGCCAAGGTTGAAAATGAATTAAACAAAAATAATTTACCTGATAAAATTGTGGTGGATTGTAGCCATGGCAACTCAGGCAAAGATTATGCCAAACAACCTCAAGTGCTTACTGAGGTCATTGCGCAAATTCGGCAAGGCAATGCATCGCTTGTGGGGGTGATGTTGGAAAGTAATCTCATGGCGGGCAGGCAAGATATTCCCCAAGACCTCAAACAATTAAAATACGGTGTTTCGGTAACCGATGCTTGCCTCGATTGGGAAACCACCGAAAAAATTCTCACCGAGGCCTATCGGCAACTTAAATAA